The proteins below are encoded in one region of Myxococcales bacterium:
- a CDS encoding DUF502 domain-containing protein yields the protein MKTLGNNFLKGLLIVGPLAITLYVVYAVVNGIDRLLNIPIPGLGLLLTVSAITFIGLVASNVVGRRLLRLAEKLLNRLPFVRFLYSAIKDLVSAFVGERRGFDRPVMVQLSENPSIAVMGFLTTEEAVTPELADHVTVYLPQSYNFAGNLILVHRSAIRPLNVESSRLMALIVSGGVSSTANKATMPPQAPR from the coding sequence ATGAAAACATTGGGAAATAACTTCTTAAAAGGACTGCTCATCGTAGGTCCCTTAGCTATTACGCTCTACGTCGTATACGCCGTTGTAAACGGCATCGACCGCTTGCTTAATATTCCCATTCCCGGCCTGGGCTTGCTGCTTACCGTCAGCGCCATCACATTCATCGGCCTCGTCGCTTCAAATGTGGTCGGCAGACGCCTTTTGCGATTGGCGGAAAAACTCCTAAACCGCTTGCCTTTTGTGCGTTTCCTTTACAGCGCTATCAAAGACCTCGTGAGCGCCTTTGTGGGTGAGCGCCGTGGTTTTGATCGACCTGTTATGGTGCAGCTAAGCGAAAACCCGTCAATTGCGGTGATGGGCTTTCTAACCACCGAAGAAGCCGTTACTCCTGAGCTAGCCGATCACGTCACAGTCTACCTCCCTCAATCTTACAATTTCGCCGGCAATCTTATTTTGGTTCACCGGAGCGCAATACGGCCGCTAAACGTCGAAAGCAGCCGTTTGATGGCGCTTATTGTCTCAGGAGGCGTCTCATCGACCGCCAACAAGGCCACCATGCCTCCGCAAGCACCACGCTAG